One Halobacterium zhouii genomic region harbors:
- the cofC gene encoding 2-phospho-L-lactate guanylyltransferase: MRVVVPFDPGSPNTRLSAVLSSDERREFADAMLADVLSAVRAAGGDPEILSTAAFDVTDLDANGDSAPVTVDDRDLSAAVNDALAEGLPAAVVMADLALATPDALTELFDTAGDVVVAPGRGGGTNALVVRTDGFAVDYHGVSYADHVAAAEAAGASVATVDSFRLAVDVDDPPDLLEVLVHGTGSAAEWLRNAGFAVVVEDGEPTVTRESGG; the protein is encoded by the coding sequence ATGCGGGTCGTCGTCCCGTTCGACCCGGGCAGTCCGAACACGCGGCTTTCTGCCGTGCTCTCGTCCGACGAGCGACGCGAGTTCGCCGACGCGATGCTCGCGGACGTGCTCTCGGCGGTTCGCGCGGCGGGCGGTGACCCGGAGATTCTCTCGACGGCCGCCTTCGACGTGACCGACCTGGACGCGAACGGCGACTCCGCACCGGTCACGGTCGACGACCGCGACCTCTCAGCTGCGGTGAACGACGCGCTCGCGGAGGGACTGCCGGCAGCCGTCGTGATGGCGGACCTCGCGCTCGCGACACCCGACGCGCTTACCGAACTCTTCGACACTGCGGGCGACGTCGTCGTCGCGCCCGGACGCGGCGGCGGAACGAACGCGCTCGTCGTGCGGACCGACGGGTTCGCCGTGGACTACCACGGCGTCTCCTACGCCGACCACGTCGCCGCCGCCGAGGCCGCCGGCGCGAGCGTGGCGACCGTCGATTCGTTCCGGCTGGCGGTCGACGTCGACGACCCCCCGGACCTCCTGGAGGTGCTCGTTCACGGCACGGGGTCGGCGGCTGAATGGTTGCGGAACGCGGGATTTGCTGTTGTCGTCGAAGATGGGGAGCCGACGGTGACCCGGGAATCGGGTGGTTGA
- the cofG gene encoding 7,8-didemethyl-8-hydroxy-5-deazariboflavin synthase subunit CofG: MSSIPGANEYGVDVAIDDRERQRALDVRPGDVEPAEELTFARNVFLPLTTACRYTCTYCTYYDVPGEASLMSPGDVREACRTGADAGCTEALFTFGDDPDDRYTEVHDQLAAWGHDSIHDYLRKACEIALEEGLLPHANPGDQTREQMEVVADVNASMGVMLETTADVQAHGGPRAKSPGQRLNTIDVAGELGVPFTTGILVGVGETWADRAESLLAIRELHERHGHVQEVIVQPVSPNERWHEDAPDESTMRRAVAMARAVLPDEVAVQVPPNLADARSVLDCGVEDLGGVSPVTDDYINPDYAWPALRELEDIADHGGVPLRERLPVYERFLPEEGVANEWLSERIGRAIDAEDEAGERYRTVLAD, translated from the coding sequence ATGAGTTCGATTCCCGGCGCGAACGAGTACGGCGTCGACGTCGCTATCGACGATAGGGAGCGACAGCGCGCACTCGACGTCCGCCCGGGCGACGTCGAACCCGCCGAGGAGTTGACGTTCGCGCGGAACGTCTTCCTGCCGTTGACGACGGCGTGCCGGTACACCTGCACGTACTGCACGTACTACGACGTGCCCGGCGAGGCGAGCCTGATGAGTCCCGGGGACGTCCGGGAGGCGTGCCGGACGGGCGCCGACGCCGGGTGCACGGAGGCGCTGTTCACGTTCGGGGACGACCCCGACGACCGGTACACCGAGGTCCACGACCAGTTGGCGGCGTGGGGCCACGACTCCATTCACGACTACCTCCGGAAAGCTTGTGAGATAGCCCTCGAGGAGGGACTGCTCCCGCACGCGAACCCGGGCGACCAGACGCGCGAGCAGATGGAAGTCGTCGCGGACGTGAACGCCTCGATGGGCGTAATGCTGGAGACGACGGCGGACGTGCAGGCCCACGGCGGGCCGCGCGCAAAGAGTCCGGGGCAGCGCCTCAACACCATCGACGTCGCGGGCGAACTCGGCGTGCCGTTCACCACGGGCATCCTCGTCGGCGTCGGCGAGACGTGGGCGGACCGCGCGGAGAGCCTGCTCGCGATTCGAGAACTCCACGAGCGCCACGGGCACGTCCAGGAGGTCATCGTTCAGCCCGTCAGCCCGAACGAGCGCTGGCACGAGGACGCACCGGACGAGTCGACGATGCGCCGCGCAGTGGCGATGGCGCGCGCGGTGCTCCCCGACGAGGTAGCGGTGCAGGTGCCACCGAACCTCGCGGACGCCCGCAGCGTGCTCGACTGTGGCGTCGAAGACCTGGGTGGCGTTTCTCCCGTCACTGACGATTACATCAACCCGGATTACGCGTGGCCGGCGCTGCGCGAACTCGAGGACATCGCCGACCACGGTGGCGTCCCACTCCGGGAGCGCCTACCGGTGTACGAGCGATTCCTGCCCGAGGAGGGGGTGGCGAACGAGTGGCTGAGCGAACGCATCGGGCGCGCCATCGACGCCGAGGACGAGGCCGGCGAGCGCTACCGGACAGTGCTCGCCGACTAG
- a CDS encoding phosphoribosylaminoimidazolesuccinocarboxamide synthase codes for MTSVKDVLVEDAPTETGLGAGAFAFSDQYSVFDWGEMPDHVPGKGASLCVMGAFTFELLEAAGVPTHYRGVRAGDEAASEPVALADAPEPPTEMAIDLTRVPDLPFEGDSADPSLRAGYDYDAYHAATGDHYLVPLEIVFRNSVPVGSSLRRRHSPGELGLDAELGLDAESWPDERVDLPEPVVEFSTKYEERDRYLSRAAADAVAGRADVADLESLARDVNREVTARAADAGFVHEDGKIECLYVDGEVRVADVTGTFDENRFAFDGREVSKEVVRQHYRRVDPEWVAAVDDAKCEADERGVADWRALCAASPEPLDEDVVSAVSAMYAAGANRYTGHEWFDAPPLAEALSALD; via the coding sequence ATGACGAGCGTCAAGGACGTCCTGGTCGAGGACGCGCCGACCGAGACAGGACTGGGTGCGGGCGCGTTCGCGTTCAGCGACCAGTACTCCGTGTTCGACTGGGGAGAGATGCCCGACCACGTCCCCGGGAAGGGCGCGAGCCTCTGCGTGATGGGCGCGTTCACCTTCGAGTTACTGGAAGCGGCGGGCGTCCCGACGCACTACCGGGGGGTTCGCGCCGGGGACGAGGCGGCCAGCGAACCCGTCGCGCTCGCGGACGCCCCCGAACCCCCGACGGAGATGGCCATCGACCTGACTCGCGTCCCCGACCTCCCCTTCGAGGGCGACAGCGCGGATCCGTCGCTCCGTGCCGGCTACGACTACGACGCCTACCACGCGGCGACGGGCGACCACTACCTGGTGCCACTCGAAATTGTCTTCCGGAACAGCGTCCCCGTGGGGTCGAGTCTGCGACGGCGCCACAGCCCCGGTGAACTCGGCCTCGACGCGGAACTCGGTCTCGACGCCGAGTCGTGGCCCGACGAGCGCGTCGACCTCCCGGAACCCGTCGTCGAGTTCTCCACGAAGTACGAGGAGCGGGACCGCTATCTCTCCCGGGCGGCGGCCGACGCCGTCGCCGGACGCGCGGACGTCGCAGACCTCGAATCGCTCGCGCGCGACGTGAATCGGGAGGTCACCGCGCGCGCCGCGGACGCCGGGTTCGTCCACGAGGACGGAAAGATCGAGTGCTTGTACGTCGACGGCGAGGTGCGCGTCGCGGACGTGACGGGGACGTTCGACGAGAACCGCTTCGCGTTCGACGGGAGGGAGGTGTCCAAGGAGGTCGTTCGGCAGCACTACCGGCGCGTCGACCCCGAGTGGGTGGCGGCAGTCGACGACGCGAAATGCGAGGCCGACGAGCGCGGCGTCGCCGACTGGCGGGCGCTCTGTGCGGCGTCCCCGGAGCCCCTCGACGAGGACGTGGTGTCCGCAGTCTCAGCGATGTACGCCGCCGGCGCGAACCGCTACACGGGCCACGAGTGGTTCGACGCCCCGCCGCTCGCCGAGGCGCTCAGCGCGCTCGACTAG
- the cofH gene encoding 7,8-didemethyl-8-hydroxy-5-deazariboflavin synthase subunit CofH, whose amino-acid sequence MTDAGGPTDGTGPTDASDIQFDVVPDTDQSFENALAKARNGIRLTVADGIELITTGTDADGIDPRRKELVLEAADRRRADVVGDEVTFVANVNNNVTTACNTGCLFCNFKDTAHQFETDHADDHAGFTKTPEESRAVVRDAVERGVYEVTSVSGLHPAFGLDDDHREALDAGNPEHNYKPPERYTTDPHTYVEQIEAMSVDGVHVHSMTPEEAHHAQRGVSRDYRDVYRRLKDAGLDTIPGTAAEILVDEVRDVICPGKIDTGQWVAAMEAAADAGLPMTATIMYGHVENAAHRVEHLKVVRDLQDRTGNITEFVPLSFIHQQTPLYDRGVVTGGASDAEDELMIAVSRLFLDNVEHVQSSWVKFGNAKGLKLLNCGADDFMGTILSEEITKRAGGQHGEFRSVADYADMLSAIGRTPVERSTDYTERRVLDADAESDALGPRLGPQADGTPLVPERGSDVAVGPAGADD is encoded by the coding sequence ATGACCGACGCGGGCGGGCCGACCGACGGGACGGGGCCGACCGACGCCAGCGACATTCAGTTCGACGTGGTCCCGGACACCGACCAGTCCTTCGAGAACGCGCTGGCGAAGGCCCGCAACGGCATCCGCCTCACGGTCGCCGACGGCATCGAACTCATCACGACGGGCACGGACGCCGACGGCATCGACCCGCGTCGGAAGGAACTCGTTCTGGAGGCCGCCGACCGCCGTCGCGCCGACGTCGTCGGCGACGAAGTGACGTTCGTCGCGAACGTCAACAACAACGTCACCACCGCCTGCAACACGGGGTGTCTGTTCTGCAACTTCAAGGACACCGCCCACCAGTTCGAGACCGACCACGCCGACGACCACGCTGGCTTCACGAAGACGCCCGAGGAGTCCCGGGCGGTCGTCCGCGACGCCGTCGAACGCGGCGTCTACGAGGTCACGTCCGTCTCGGGCCTCCACCCCGCGTTCGGTCTCGACGACGACCACCGGGAGGCCCTGGACGCCGGGAATCCCGAGCACAACTACAAGCCACCCGAACGCTACACCACCGACCCGCACACCTACGTCGAGCAGATCGAGGCGATGAGCGTCGACGGCGTCCACGTCCACTCGATGACGCCCGAGGAAGCCCACCACGCCCAGCGCGGAGTGAGTCGGGACTACCGCGACGTCTACCGCCGCCTGAAGGACGCCGGCCTCGACACCATCCCCGGCACCGCCGCCGAGATCCTCGTCGACGAGGTCCGAGACGTCATCTGCCCGGGGAAGATCGACACCGGACAGTGGGTCGCCGCGATGGAGGCCGCCGCCGACGCCGGCCTGCCGATGACCGCGACCATCATGTACGGCCACGTCGAGAACGCCGCCCACCGCGTGGAGCACCTGAAGGTGGTCCGGGACCTCCAGGACCGAACCGGCAACATCACAGAGTTCGTCCCGCTTTCGTTCATCCACCAGCAGACCCCGCTCTACGACCGCGGCGTCGTCACCGGCGGTGCGAGCGACGCCGAGGACGAACTCATGATCGCCGTCTCACGACTCTTCCTCGACAACGTCGAGCACGTCCAGTCCTCGTGGGTGAAGTTCGGGAACGCGAAGGGGTTGAAACTCCTCAACTGCGGCGCCGACGACTTCATGGGCACTATCCTCTCCGAGGAGATCACGAAACGGGCGGGTGGCCAGCACGGCGAGTTCAGGTCGGTCGCGGACTACGCCGACATGCTCTCGGCTATCGGCCGCACGCCCGTCGAGCGCTCCACGGACTACACCGAGCGCCGCGTCCTCGACGCCGACGCAGAATCGGACGCCCTCGGGCCACGGCTAGGTCCACAGGCCGACGGCACGCCCCTCGTCCCCGAGCGCGGGAGCGACGTGGCCGTTGGCCCCGCGGGCGCCGACGACTGA
- a CDS encoding mechanosensitive ion channel family protein: MNLHNALSSIVLQEEGPFDAIPEFLQETVQSIIAFLPRLVGAIVILIIGWIIGAILGGIVKRITDSVGLDAHATDTPLGRMSSGDDPVSTLLGKITAWFVYALAILAAADALAIEILSEWLARAVSYLPAFIAGLLVIIVGFVVADIIGDVIRSSLGSTAKSSWFADGVRMFLYFTAIVIGFDTMGIDIELLYIFARALAWGLAIGIGAAIAIAFGWGAKDYVSNNISQWAGKAKQQSPSPDSEQRSGGDD, translated from the coding sequence ATGAATCTACACAACGCGCTGTCAAGTATCGTACTACAAGAAGAGGGTCCGTTCGATGCCATCCCAGAGTTCCTGCAGGAGACTGTCCAGTCGATCATCGCGTTCCTGCCGCGGTTGGTCGGTGCGATTGTCATCCTGATCATCGGATGGATCATCGGTGCTATCCTGGGTGGCATCGTCAAGCGCATCACCGATAGCGTTGGTCTCGACGCACACGCAACCGACACGCCCCTGGGTCGGATGTCCAGCGGGGACGACCCGGTATCCACGCTCCTGGGAAAGATCACCGCGTGGTTCGTCTACGCGCTGGCGATCCTCGCCGCCGCGGACGCGCTGGCGATTGAGATCCTCTCGGAGTGGCTCGCACGCGCGGTGTCGTACCTGCCGGCGTTCATCGCGGGTCTGCTGGTCATCATCGTCGGGTTCGTCGTCGCCGACATCATCGGTGACGTGATCCGTAGTTCGCTCGGGTCGACCGCCAAGTCGTCGTGGTTCGCAGACGGAGTCCGGATGTTCCTGTACTTCACTGCGATAGTGATCGGGTTCGACACCATGGGCATCGACATCGAGTTGCTGTACATCTTCGCACGGGCGCTCGCGTGGGGCCTCGCGATCGGCATCGGTGCGGCTATCGCCATCGCCTTCGGCTGGGGCGCCAAGGATTACGTCTCGAACAACATCAGCCAGTGGGCGGGGAAGGCCAAGCAACAGTCACCGTCTCCCGATTCGGAGCAACGTTCCGGCGGCGACGACTAA
- a CDS encoding tubulin/FtsZ family protein — MKLAMIGFGQAGGKILDKFLEYDERHGSGIVRAAVAVNTAKADLMGLEHVPQENRVLIGQSRVKGHGVGADNELGAEIAEEDIDEVQGAIDSIPVHEVDAFLVIAGLGGGTGSGGSPVIAKHLKRIYTEPVYGLGVLPGSDEGGIYTLNAARSFQTFVREVDNLLVFDNDAWRKSGESVQGGYDEINEEIVTRFGILFGAGEVEQGGDVAESVVDSSEIINTLAGGGVSTIGYASEGVDNDGGSGSGLLSRFTGSDETMEDTASTTNRITSLVRKAALGRLTLPCEIEGTERALLVTAGPPKYLNRKGIERGRKWLEEQTGSMEVRGGDYPVAGSQQVASVTLLSGVTNVPRIKELQEIAIEAQDNIDDIRDESEENLEELVEDDEDELEPLF; from the coding sequence ATGAAACTGGCAATGATCGGGTTCGGTCAGGCGGGCGGGAAAATACTCGACAAATTCCTCGAGTACGACGAACGGCACGGCTCTGGCATCGTCCGTGCTGCCGTCGCCGTCAACACCGCTAAGGCCGACCTAATGGGTCTGGAGCACGTTCCACAGGAGAACCGCGTCCTCATCGGACAGTCCCGCGTGAAGGGACACGGCGTCGGCGCGGACAACGAGCTCGGCGCGGAGATCGCCGAGGAAGACATCGACGAGGTGCAGGGCGCCATCGACAGCATTCCCGTCCACGAGGTCGACGCGTTCCTCGTCATCGCGGGGCTGGGTGGCGGCACCGGCTCCGGCGGATCGCCGGTCATCGCGAAGCACCTCAAGCGCATCTACACCGAGCCCGTCTACGGACTCGGTGTGCTACCCGGCAGCGACGAGGGCGGCATCTACACGCTGAACGCCGCGCGCTCGTTCCAGACGTTCGTGCGCGAAGTGGACAATCTGCTCGTGTTCGACAACGACGCGTGGCGCAAGTCCGGGGAGTCCGTCCAGGGCGGCTACGACGAGATCAACGAGGAGATCGTCACCCGCTTTGGCATCCTGTTCGGCGCCGGTGAGGTCGAACAGGGCGGCGACGTCGCGGAATCCGTCGTCGACTCGAGCGAGATTATCAACACGCTCGCGGGCGGCGGCGTCTCCACCATCGGGTACGCCTCCGAGGGCGTCGATAACGACGGCGGGTCCGGCAGTGGCCTGCTCTCCCGCTTCACGGGGAGCGACGAGACCATGGAGGACACGGCGTCCACGACCAATCGCATCACCTCGCTCGTCCGGAAGGCTGCGCTCGGCCGACTCACGCTGCCGTGTGAGATCGAGGGGACCGAGCGCGCACTGCTCGTGACCGCCGGCCCGCCGAAGTACCTCAATCGGAAAGGTATCGAGCGCGGCCGGAAGTGGTTAGAAGAGCAGACCGGTTCGATGGAGGTCCGCGGCGGCGACTACCCGGTCGCGGGTTCACAGCAGGTGGCGTCAGTGACGCTGCTCTCGGGCGTGACCAACGTTCCCCGCATCAAGGAACTCCAGGAGATCGCCATCGAAGCCCAGGACAACATCGACGACATCCGGGACGAAAGCGAAGAGAACTTGGAGGAGTTAGTCGAAGACGACGAGGATGAACTCGAGCCGCTGTTCTGA
- a CDS encoding archaeosine biosynthesis radical SAM protein RaSEA: MSEPSAEVYEQGRGMDAHNKVMRELRDEKGAKDYDPAEPTRVWLDEDNTPDGVYQSLTIILNTGGCRWARAGGCTMCGYVAESVEGGTVAHDNLMTQVEACLEHERDEADEESGLVKIYTSGSFLDEREVPAETRQAIAETFADRERIVVESLPDFVEREKIADFTDVGLETDVAVGLETATDRVRHDCVNKYFDFSDFEEACAEAKRASEAAEAVDAGVKAYLLMKPPFLSESEAVEDMERSIRRCADVEGCHTVSMNPTNVQRYTMVDQLHFRGGYRPPWLWSVAAVLESTTDADAIVVSDPVGHGSDRGPHNCGECDDLVQEAIKDFDLRQDPSVFSEVSCDCEATWDAVVEREASYNLPLAE, translated from the coding sequence ATGAGCGAGCCGAGCGCCGAGGTGTACGAGCAGGGGCGAGGGATGGACGCCCACAACAAGGTGATGCGGGAGTTGCGCGACGAGAAAGGGGCGAAGGACTACGACCCCGCGGAGCCGACGCGCGTCTGGCTTGACGAGGACAACACGCCGGACGGCGTCTACCAGAGTCTCACCATCATCCTGAACACGGGCGGCTGTCGGTGGGCGCGAGCGGGCGGGTGTACGATGTGTGGCTACGTCGCAGAGTCCGTCGAGGGCGGGACGGTCGCCCACGATAATCTGATGACGCAGGTCGAAGCGTGCCTCGAACACGAACGCGACGAGGCGGACGAGGAAAGCGGCCTCGTGAAGATCTACACGAGCGGGTCGTTCCTCGACGAGCGCGAGGTGCCCGCGGAGACGCGGCAGGCCATCGCCGAGACGTTCGCGGACCGAGAGCGCATCGTCGTGGAGAGCCTGCCGGACTTCGTGGAGCGCGAGAAGATCGCGGACTTCACGGACGTCGGCCTGGAGACGGACGTGGCGGTCGGCCTGGAGACGGCGACCGACCGAGTGCGCCACGACTGCGTGAACAAGTACTTCGACTTCAGCGACTTCGAGGAGGCGTGCGCCGAAGCGAAGCGCGCGAGCGAGGCCGCCGAGGCCGTCGACGCGGGCGTAAAGGCGTACCTCCTGATGAAGCCGCCGTTCCTCTCGGAGTCCGAAGCCGTCGAGGACATGGAACGCTCCATCCGCCGGTGCGCGGACGTCGAGGGCTGTCACACCGTCTCGATGAACCCGACGAACGTCCAGCGGTACACGATGGTCGACCAACTGCACTTCCGCGGAGGGTACCGTCCGCCGTGGCTCTGGAGCGTGGCCGCGGTGCTCGAATCGACGACGGACGCCGACGCCATCGTGGTGTCGGACCCCGTCGGCCACGGGAGCGACCGTGGCCCGCACAACTGCGGGGAGTGTGACGACCTCGTACAGGAGGCCATCAAGGACTTCGACCTGCGCCAGGACCCGAGTGTCTTCTCGGAAGTATCGTGTGACTGTGAGGCGACGTGGGACGCCGTCGTCGAGCGGGAGGCGTCGTACAACCTCCCGCTCGCGGAGTGA
- a CDS encoding molybdopterin-dependent oxidoreductase produces the protein MSIRGALGDAVAWLEPRPRVVDWSLFALVLVETVTGFVSFTVGIPAGWPVFWVHRIAGLGFVLVLGYKLVRVRSRVTNAEKWTRSTPLSALTALAALGTLATGVVWVFGLDVRLSYWTLLSVHVGFGLALLVLVPLHVATRFRLPRTRDVEGRRTALQYAGLLLAGALAYRFQEALNNLFSTPGDDRRFTGSQPREGSGNAAFPITMWVADDPGPIDTDAYRLEVTGLVASPTTLSVEDVTAGDEMTALLDCTSGWYTVQEWSGVRVGDLLEAAGGPTGDAAWVRFVSVTGYRWSLPIEEAADALLATHVGGEPLTHGHGAPARLVAPPRRGFQWVKWVTRVEVRSRNDPAQWLVTLVSGFD, from the coding sequence ATGAGCATCCGCGGCGCGCTCGGGGACGCGGTGGCGTGGCTGGAGCCACGGCCGCGGGTCGTCGACTGGTCGCTGTTCGCGCTGGTGCTGGTCGAGACAGTCACGGGATTCGTCTCGTTCACGGTGGGCATTCCCGCAGGCTGGCCGGTGTTCTGGGTCCACCGCATCGCCGGCCTCGGGTTCGTGCTCGTCCTCGGGTACAAGCTCGTTCGCGTCCGGTCTCGGGTGACGAACGCCGAGAAGTGGACGCGCTCGACGCCGCTGTCGGCGCTCACCGCGCTCGCGGCGCTCGGCACGCTCGCGACGGGCGTCGTCTGGGTGTTCGGTCTCGACGTACGCCTGTCTTACTGGACGCTGCTGAGCGTGCACGTCGGCTTCGGGCTGGCGCTCCTCGTACTCGTCCCGTTGCACGTCGCGACGCGGTTCCGACTGCCGCGCACGCGGGACGTCGAGGGCCGGCGCACGGCGCTCCAGTACGCGGGCCTGCTGCTCGCGGGCGCGCTCGCCTACCGGTTCCAGGAAGCGCTGAACAACCTCTTCTCGACGCCGGGCGACGACCGCCGGTTCACGGGCTCCCAGCCCCGCGAGGGGTCGGGAAACGCGGCCTTTCCGATCACGATGTGGGTGGCTGACGACCCCGGCCCCATCGACACCGACGCCTACCGACTCGAGGTGACGGGCCTCGTCGCGTCGCCCACCACGCTCTCCGTCGAGGACGTGACGGCGGGCGACGAGATGACCGCGCTGCTGGACTGCACGAGTGGCTGGTACACCGTTCAGGAGTGGTCGGGCGTCCGCGTCGGCGACCTTCTCGAGGCGGCGGGCGGTCCGACCGGGGACGCCGCGTGGGTGCGGTTCGTCTCCGTGACGGGCTACCGCTGGAGTCTCCCCATCGAGGAGGCCGCGGACGCACTGCTGGCGACCCACGTCGGCGGCGAACCGCTGACCCACGGCCACGGCGCGCCCGCGCGACTCGTCGCGCCGCCGCGGCGCGGATTCCAGTGGGTGAAGTGGGTGACCCGCGTCGAAGTTCGGTCCCGGAACGACCCGGCGCAATGGCTCGTTACCCTGGTGAGCGGCTTCGACTGA
- the purQ gene encoding phosphoribosylformylglycinamidine synthase I, whose protein sequence is MTVAVVRFGGSNCDRDAARALDHLGVDTEIVWHEDGLPADTTGVLLPGGFSYGDYLRAGAMAAQSPIVEEVREATHQGVPVLGVCNGAQIGCEAGLTPGAFTTNASARFRCEHVRLRVENADTPWTAAYDEGEVVSLPIAHGEGRFEAADATYEDVVAEDRVLFRYCDESGTVTDAANPNGSRGAVAGVLGERDSVAVMMPHPERAALPELGSTDGRGVLSAFASG, encoded by the coding sequence ATGACGGTCGCGGTCGTGCGCTTCGGCGGATCGAACTGCGACCGCGACGCCGCGCGCGCACTCGACCACCTCGGCGTCGACACCGAAATCGTCTGGCACGAGGACGGTCTTCCGGCGGACACCACGGGCGTGTTGCTACCCGGCGGCTTCTCCTACGGCGACTACCTGCGTGCGGGTGCGATGGCCGCGCAGTCGCCCATCGTCGAGGAAGTGCGCGAGGCCACACACCAGGGCGTCCCCGTGCTCGGCGTCTGCAACGGCGCCCAAATCGGCTGTGAGGCCGGACTAACGCCGGGCGCGTTCACCACGAACGCGAGCGCGCGCTTCCGGTGCGAGCACGTTCGCCTGCGCGTCGAGAACGCGGACACGCCGTGGACCGCCGCCTACGACGAGGGCGAGGTCGTCTCGCTCCCCATCGCGCACGGCGAGGGGCGCTTCGAGGCCGCGGACGCGACCTACGAGGACGTCGTCGCAGAGGACCGCGTCCTGTTCCGGTACTGCGACGAGTCCGGGACCGTCACGGACGCCGCGAACCCGAACGGGTCCCGGGGCGCCGTCGCTGGCGTGCTCGGTGAACGCGACTCTGTCGCCGTGATGATGCCACACCCCGAGCGCGCCGCGCTCCCGGAACTCGGCAGCACGGACGGACGAGGCGTGCTGTCGGCGTTCGCGTCGGGATAA
- the purS gene encoding phosphoribosylformylglycinamidine synthase subunit PurS: MTAYTATVTVRLERGVLDPEAETTERALERLGFELEDLRSADRFEIDLDAADEREAADRAGEMAERLLANPTIHDYDVAVEARE, translated from the coding sequence ATGACCGCGTACACCGCGACGGTGACCGTCCGCCTCGAACGCGGCGTCCTCGACCCGGAGGCCGAGACCACGGAGCGCGCGCTCGAACGCCTGGGCTTCGAACTCGAGGATCTCCGCTCGGCCGACCGCTTCGAGATCGACCTCGACGCCGCGGACGAGCGCGAGGCCGCCGACCGCGCCGGCGAGATGGCCGAACGCCTGCTCGCGAACCCCACCATCCACGACTACGACGTGGCGGTCGAGGCCCGCGAATGA
- a CDS encoding metal-dependent hydrolase — MSTTHAAMGVCLAALLFPFAPELAAPAALGAMAGGVFPDLDVAVVAHRKTLHYPEHYWLVVLATGAVAALVPTATTAGVAFFALSAAVHSVTDVLGGGLGVRPWANDDERGVYSHRRGEWLPPRRWIRYDGAPEDLLVAAVLSLPGLLLFDGLVRQLSLALLALSLLYTLVRKQVPAIEERLP, encoded by the coding sequence ATGAGCACCACGCACGCCGCGATGGGCGTCTGCCTCGCCGCCCTCCTGTTTCCGTTCGCGCCCGAACTCGCCGCGCCCGCCGCGCTCGGCGCGATGGCGGGCGGCGTGTTCCCGGATCTCGACGTCGCCGTCGTCGCGCACCGGAAGACCCTGCATTACCCCGAGCACTACTGGCTCGTCGTCCTCGCCACCGGCGCCGTCGCCGCGCTCGTCCCCACCGCGACCACGGCCGGGGTCGCGTTCTTCGCGCTCTCGGCGGCGGTGCACTCCGTCACCGACGTGCTCGGCGGCGGTCTGGGCGTCCGCCCCTGGGCGAACGACGACGAACGCGGCGTCTACTCCCACCGCCGCGGCGAGTGGCTGCCACCCCGTCGCTGGATTCGGTACGACGGCGCGCCCGAGGACTTGCTCGTCGCCGCCGTGCTCTCGCTGCCTGGCCTGCTCCTCTTCGACGGCCTCGTCCGCCAGCTATCGCTCGCGCTGCTCGCCCTCTCCCTCCTCTACACGCTCGTCCGCAAGCAAGTGCCAGCCATCGAGGAACGCCTGCCGTGA